The Bubalus bubalis isolate 160015118507 breed Murrah chromosome 1, NDDB_SH_1, whole genome shotgun sequence genome includes a region encoding these proteins:
- the CD86 gene encoding T-lymphocyte activation antigen CD86 isoform X7: protein MGTCDSTMGLRNTLIVMALLLSVSTVPFSGAASLKSHAFFNETGELPCYFPNTQNLSLDELVIFWQDQNKLVLYELFKGQEKPNNVHPKYIGRTSFDQDSWTLRLHNVQIKDTGSYQCFIHHRRSQGLVSIHQMSSDLIVLANFSQPEISLIANQTEKSNIINLTCSSTQGYPEPQRMYVHLNTTNSTSTYDAVMKKSQNNITELYNVSISVSFPIPPETNVTIFCALQLEPTKIILSQPYNIDAKSPVPSPPVPDHIFWIAALLVTVVVCGTVFLTLKKRKKKQPGPSNECEIIKVEEKESEQTEKRTPRT, encoded by the exons TTTCCACCGTTCCTTTTTCAGGTGCTGCTTCCTTGAAAAGTCATGCCTTCTTCAACGAGACTGGAGAACTGCCATGCTACTTTCCAAACACCCAAAACCTCAGCCTGGACGAACTGGTGATATTTTGGCAGGATCAGAATAAGTTGGTTCTCTATGAGCTATTCAAAGGCCAAGAGAAGCCCAATAATGTTCATCCCAAGTATATAGGCCGCACAAGCTTTGACCAGGACAGTTGGACCTTGAGACTCCACAATGTTCAAATCAAAGACACAGGCTCGTATCAATGTTTCATCCATCATAGAAGGTCCCAAGGATTGGTTTCCATCCACCAGATGAGTTCTGACCTGATAGTGCTGG CTAACTTCAGTCAACCAGAAATAAGTCTAATTGCTAACCAAACAGAAAAGTCTAACATCATCAATTTGACCTGCTCATCTACACAAGGTTACCCAGAACCTCAGAGGATGTATGTGCATCTAAACACTACAAATTCAACTAGCACCTATGATGCTGTCATGaagaaatctcaaaataataTCACAGAACTATACAATGTTTCTATCAGCGTGTCTTTTCCCATCCCTCCTGAAACAAATGTGACCATCTTCTGTGCCCTGCAACTTGAGCCAACGAAGATAATTTTATCTCAACCTTACAATATAG ATGCAAAGTCACCTGTGCCAAGCCCCCCTGTCCCAGACCACATCTTCTGGATTGCGGCTCTACTTGTAACAGTGGTCGTGTGTGGGACGGTGTTTCTAAcactaaagaaaaggaagaagaagcagCCTGGCCCCTCTAATGAATGTG AAATCATCaaagtggaagagaaagagagtgaaCAGACTGAGAAAAG AACTCCAAGAACCTGA
- the CD86 gene encoding T-lymphocyte activation antigen CD86 isoform X2 yields MRFKCTMGLRNTLIVMALLLSVSTVPFSGAASLKSHAFFNETGELPCYFPNTQNLSLDELVIFWQDQNKLVLYELFKGQEKPNNVHPKYIGRTSFDQDSWTLRLHNVQIKDTGSYQCFIHHRRSQGLVSIHQMSSDLIVLANFSQPEISLIANQTEKSNIINLTCSSTQGYPEPQRMYVHLNTTNSTSTYDAVMKKSQNNITELYNVSISVSFPIPPETNVTIFCALQLEPTKIILSQPYNIDAKSPVPSPPVPDHIFWIAALLVTVVVCGTVFLTLKKRKKKQPGPSNECEIIKVEEKESEQTEKRVELQEPERSDEVQCDVNISKTASDNKSATDF; encoded by the exons TTTCCACCGTTCCTTTTTCAGGTGCTGCTTCCTTGAAAAGTCATGCCTTCTTCAACGAGACTGGAGAACTGCCATGCTACTTTCCAAACACCCAAAACCTCAGCCTGGACGAACTGGTGATATTTTGGCAGGATCAGAATAAGTTGGTTCTCTATGAGCTATTCAAAGGCCAAGAGAAGCCCAATAATGTTCATCCCAAGTATATAGGCCGCACAAGCTTTGACCAGGACAGTTGGACCTTGAGACTCCACAATGTTCAAATCAAAGACACAGGCTCGTATCAATGTTTCATCCATCATAGAAGGTCCCAAGGATTGGTTTCCATCCACCAGATGAGTTCTGACCTGATAGTGCTGG CTAACTTCAGTCAACCAGAAATAAGTCTAATTGCTAACCAAACAGAAAAGTCTAACATCATCAATTTGACCTGCTCATCTACACAAGGTTACCCAGAACCTCAGAGGATGTATGTGCATCTAAACACTACAAATTCAACTAGCACCTATGATGCTGTCATGaagaaatctcaaaataataTCACAGAACTATACAATGTTTCTATCAGCGTGTCTTTTCCCATCCCTCCTGAAACAAATGTGACCATCTTCTGTGCCCTGCAACTTGAGCCAACGAAGATAATTTTATCTCAACCTTACAATATAG ATGCAAAGTCACCTGTGCCAAGCCCCCCTGTCCCAGACCACATCTTCTGGATTGCGGCTCTACTTGTAACAGTGGTCGTGTGTGGGACGGTGTTTCTAAcactaaagaaaaggaagaagaagcagCCTGGCCCCTCTAATGAATGTG AAATCATCaaagtggaagagaaagagagtgaaCAGACTGAGAAAAG AGTAGAACTCCAAGAACCTGAAAGATCTGATGAAGTCCAGTGTGATGTTAACATTTCAAAGACAGCCTCAGACAACAAAAGTGCTAcagatttttaa
- the CD86 gene encoding T-lymphocyte activation antigen CD86 isoform X8 produces MGTCDSTMGLRNTLIVMALLLSVSTVPFSGAASLKSHAFFNETGELPCYFPNTQNLSLDELVIFWQDQNKLVLYELFKGQEKPNNVHPKYIGRTSFDQDSWTLRLHNVQIKDTGSYQCFIHHRRSQGLVSIHQMSSDLIVLANFSQPEISLIANQTEKSNIINLTCSSTQGYPEPQRMYVHLNTTNSTSTYDAVMKKSQNNITELYNVSISVSFPIPPETNVTIFCALQLEPTKIILSQPYNIEIIKVEEKESEQTEKRVELQEPERSDEVQCDVNISKTASDNKSATDF; encoded by the exons TTTCCACCGTTCCTTTTTCAGGTGCTGCTTCCTTGAAAAGTCATGCCTTCTTCAACGAGACTGGAGAACTGCCATGCTACTTTCCAAACACCCAAAACCTCAGCCTGGACGAACTGGTGATATTTTGGCAGGATCAGAATAAGTTGGTTCTCTATGAGCTATTCAAAGGCCAAGAGAAGCCCAATAATGTTCATCCCAAGTATATAGGCCGCACAAGCTTTGACCAGGACAGTTGGACCTTGAGACTCCACAATGTTCAAATCAAAGACACAGGCTCGTATCAATGTTTCATCCATCATAGAAGGTCCCAAGGATTGGTTTCCATCCACCAGATGAGTTCTGACCTGATAGTGCTGG CTAACTTCAGTCAACCAGAAATAAGTCTAATTGCTAACCAAACAGAAAAGTCTAACATCATCAATTTGACCTGCTCATCTACACAAGGTTACCCAGAACCTCAGAGGATGTATGTGCATCTAAACACTACAAATTCAACTAGCACCTATGATGCTGTCATGaagaaatctcaaaataataTCACAGAACTATACAATGTTTCTATCAGCGTGTCTTTTCCCATCCCTCCTGAAACAAATGTGACCATCTTCTGTGCCCTGCAACTTGAGCCAACGAAGATAATTTTATCTCAACCTTACAATATAG AAATCATCaaagtggaagagaaagagagtgaaCAGACTGAGAAAAG AGTAGAACTCCAAGAACCTGAAAGATCTGATGAAGTCCAGTGTGATGTTAACATTTCAAAGACAGCCTCAGACAACAAAAGTGCTAcagatttttaa
- the CD86 gene encoding T-lymphocyte activation antigen CD86 isoform X3, translating to MGLRNTLIVMALLLSVSTVPFSGAASLKSHAFFNETGELPCYFPNTQNLSLDELVIFWQDQNKLVLYELFKGQEKPNNVHPKYIGRTSFDQDSWTLRLHNVQIKDTGSYQCFIHHRRSQGLVSIHQMSSDLIVLANFSQPEISLIANQTEKSNIINLTCSSTQGYPEPQRMYVHLNTTNSTSTYDAVMKKSQNNITELYNVSISVSFPIPPETNVTIFCALQLEPTKIILSQPYNIDAKSPVPSPPVPDHIFWIAALLVTVVVCGTVFLTLKKRKKKQPGPSNECEIIKVEEKESEQTEKRVELQEPERSDEVQCDVNISKTASDNKSATDF from the exons TTTCCACCGTTCCTTTTTCAGGTGCTGCTTCCTTGAAAAGTCATGCCTTCTTCAACGAGACTGGAGAACTGCCATGCTACTTTCCAAACACCCAAAACCTCAGCCTGGACGAACTGGTGATATTTTGGCAGGATCAGAATAAGTTGGTTCTCTATGAGCTATTCAAAGGCCAAGAGAAGCCCAATAATGTTCATCCCAAGTATATAGGCCGCACAAGCTTTGACCAGGACAGTTGGACCTTGAGACTCCACAATGTTCAAATCAAAGACACAGGCTCGTATCAATGTTTCATCCATCATAGAAGGTCCCAAGGATTGGTTTCCATCCACCAGATGAGTTCTGACCTGATAGTGCTGG CTAACTTCAGTCAACCAGAAATAAGTCTAATTGCTAACCAAACAGAAAAGTCTAACATCATCAATTTGACCTGCTCATCTACACAAGGTTACCCAGAACCTCAGAGGATGTATGTGCATCTAAACACTACAAATTCAACTAGCACCTATGATGCTGTCATGaagaaatctcaaaataataTCACAGAACTATACAATGTTTCTATCAGCGTGTCTTTTCCCATCCCTCCTGAAACAAATGTGACCATCTTCTGTGCCCTGCAACTTGAGCCAACGAAGATAATTTTATCTCAACCTTACAATATAG ATGCAAAGTCACCTGTGCCAAGCCCCCCTGTCCCAGACCACATCTTCTGGATTGCGGCTCTACTTGTAACAGTGGTCGTGTGTGGGACGGTGTTTCTAAcactaaagaaaaggaagaagaagcagCCTGGCCCCTCTAATGAATGTG AAATCATCaaagtggaagagaaagagagtgaaCAGACTGAGAAAAG AGTAGAACTCCAAGAACCTGAAAGATCTGATGAAGTCCAGTGTGATGTTAACATTTCAAAGACAGCCTCAGACAACAAAAGTGCTAcagatttttaa
- the CD86 gene encoding T-lymphocyte activation antigen CD86 isoform X1, whose product MGTCDSTMGLRNTLIVMALLLSVSTVPFSGAASLKSHAFFNETGELPCYFPNTQNLSLDELVIFWQDQNKLVLYELFKGQEKPNNVHPKYIGRTSFDQDSWTLRLHNVQIKDTGSYQCFIHHRRSQGLVSIHQMSSDLIVLANFSQPEISLIANQTEKSNIINLTCSSTQGYPEPQRMYVHLNTTNSTSTYDAVMKKSQNNITELYNVSISVSFPIPPETNVTIFCALQLEPTKIILSQPYNIDAKSPVPSPPVPDHIFWIAALLVTVVVCGTVFLTLKKRKKKQPGPSNECEIIKVEEKESEQTEKRVELQEPERSDEVQCDVNISKTASDNKSATDF is encoded by the exons TTTCCACCGTTCCTTTTTCAGGTGCTGCTTCCTTGAAAAGTCATGCCTTCTTCAACGAGACTGGAGAACTGCCATGCTACTTTCCAAACACCCAAAACCTCAGCCTGGACGAACTGGTGATATTTTGGCAGGATCAGAATAAGTTGGTTCTCTATGAGCTATTCAAAGGCCAAGAGAAGCCCAATAATGTTCATCCCAAGTATATAGGCCGCACAAGCTTTGACCAGGACAGTTGGACCTTGAGACTCCACAATGTTCAAATCAAAGACACAGGCTCGTATCAATGTTTCATCCATCATAGAAGGTCCCAAGGATTGGTTTCCATCCACCAGATGAGTTCTGACCTGATAGTGCTGG CTAACTTCAGTCAACCAGAAATAAGTCTAATTGCTAACCAAACAGAAAAGTCTAACATCATCAATTTGACCTGCTCATCTACACAAGGTTACCCAGAACCTCAGAGGATGTATGTGCATCTAAACACTACAAATTCAACTAGCACCTATGATGCTGTCATGaagaaatctcaaaataataTCACAGAACTATACAATGTTTCTATCAGCGTGTCTTTTCCCATCCCTCCTGAAACAAATGTGACCATCTTCTGTGCCCTGCAACTTGAGCCAACGAAGATAATTTTATCTCAACCTTACAATATAG ATGCAAAGTCACCTGTGCCAAGCCCCCCTGTCCCAGACCACATCTTCTGGATTGCGGCTCTACTTGTAACAGTGGTCGTGTGTGGGACGGTGTTTCTAAcactaaagaaaaggaagaagaagcagCCTGGCCCCTCTAATGAATGTG AAATCATCaaagtggaagagaaagagagtgaaCAGACTGAGAAAAG AGTAGAACTCCAAGAACCTGAAAGATCTGATGAAGTCCAGTGTGATGTTAACATTTCAAAGACAGCCTCAGACAACAAAAGTGCTAcagatttttaa
- the CD86 gene encoding T-lymphocyte activation antigen CD86 isoform X6 codes for MGLRNTLIVMALLLSGAASLKSHAFFNETGELPCYFPNTQNLSLDELVIFWQDQNKLVLYELFKGQEKPNNVHPKYIGRTSFDQDSWTLRLHNVQIKDTGSYQCFIHHRRSQGLVSIHQMSSDLIVLANFSQPEISLIANQTEKSNIINLTCSSTQGYPEPQRMYVHLNTTNSTSTYDAVMKKSQNNITELYNVSISVSFPIPPETNVTIFCALQLEPTKIILSQPYNIDAKSPVPSPPVPDHIFWIAALLVTVVVCGTVFLTLKKRKKKQPGPSNECEIIKVEEKESEQTEKRVELQEPERSDEVQCDVNISKTASDNKSATDF; via the exons GTGCTGCTTCCTTGAAAAGTCATGCCTTCTTCAACGAGACTGGAGAACTGCCATGCTACTTTCCAAACACCCAAAACCTCAGCCTGGACGAACTGGTGATATTTTGGCAGGATCAGAATAAGTTGGTTCTCTATGAGCTATTCAAAGGCCAAGAGAAGCCCAATAATGTTCATCCCAAGTATATAGGCCGCACAAGCTTTGACCAGGACAGTTGGACCTTGAGACTCCACAATGTTCAAATCAAAGACACAGGCTCGTATCAATGTTTCATCCATCATAGAAGGTCCCAAGGATTGGTTTCCATCCACCAGATGAGTTCTGACCTGATAGTGCTGG CTAACTTCAGTCAACCAGAAATAAGTCTAATTGCTAACCAAACAGAAAAGTCTAACATCATCAATTTGACCTGCTCATCTACACAAGGTTACCCAGAACCTCAGAGGATGTATGTGCATCTAAACACTACAAATTCAACTAGCACCTATGATGCTGTCATGaagaaatctcaaaataataTCACAGAACTATACAATGTTTCTATCAGCGTGTCTTTTCCCATCCCTCCTGAAACAAATGTGACCATCTTCTGTGCCCTGCAACTTGAGCCAACGAAGATAATTTTATCTCAACCTTACAATATAG ATGCAAAGTCACCTGTGCCAAGCCCCCCTGTCCCAGACCACATCTTCTGGATTGCGGCTCTACTTGTAACAGTGGTCGTGTGTGGGACGGTGTTTCTAAcactaaagaaaaggaagaagaagcagCCTGGCCCCTCTAATGAATGTG AAATCATCaaagtggaagagaaagagagtgaaCAGACTGAGAAAAG AGTAGAACTCCAAGAACCTGAAAGATCTGATGAAGTCCAGTGTGATGTTAACATTTCAAAGACAGCCTCAGACAACAAAAGTGCTAcagatttttaa
- the CD86 gene encoding T-lymphocyte activation antigen CD86 isoform X5 produces the protein MRFKCTMGLRNTLIVMALLLSGAASLKSHAFFNETGELPCYFPNTQNLSLDELVIFWQDQNKLVLYELFKGQEKPNNVHPKYIGRTSFDQDSWTLRLHNVQIKDTGSYQCFIHHRRSQGLVSIHQMSSDLIVLANFSQPEISLIANQTEKSNIINLTCSSTQGYPEPQRMYVHLNTTNSTSTYDAVMKKSQNNITELYNVSISVSFPIPPETNVTIFCALQLEPTKIILSQPYNIDAKSPVPSPPVPDHIFWIAALLVTVVVCGTVFLTLKKRKKKQPGPSNECEIIKVEEKESEQTEKRVELQEPERSDEVQCDVNISKTASDNKSATDF, from the exons GTGCTGCTTCCTTGAAAAGTCATGCCTTCTTCAACGAGACTGGAGAACTGCCATGCTACTTTCCAAACACCCAAAACCTCAGCCTGGACGAACTGGTGATATTTTGGCAGGATCAGAATAAGTTGGTTCTCTATGAGCTATTCAAAGGCCAAGAGAAGCCCAATAATGTTCATCCCAAGTATATAGGCCGCACAAGCTTTGACCAGGACAGTTGGACCTTGAGACTCCACAATGTTCAAATCAAAGACACAGGCTCGTATCAATGTTTCATCCATCATAGAAGGTCCCAAGGATTGGTTTCCATCCACCAGATGAGTTCTGACCTGATAGTGCTGG CTAACTTCAGTCAACCAGAAATAAGTCTAATTGCTAACCAAACAGAAAAGTCTAACATCATCAATTTGACCTGCTCATCTACACAAGGTTACCCAGAACCTCAGAGGATGTATGTGCATCTAAACACTACAAATTCAACTAGCACCTATGATGCTGTCATGaagaaatctcaaaataataTCACAGAACTATACAATGTTTCTATCAGCGTGTCTTTTCCCATCCCTCCTGAAACAAATGTGACCATCTTCTGTGCCCTGCAACTTGAGCCAACGAAGATAATTTTATCTCAACCTTACAATATAG ATGCAAAGTCACCTGTGCCAAGCCCCCCTGTCCCAGACCACATCTTCTGGATTGCGGCTCTACTTGTAACAGTGGTCGTGTGTGGGACGGTGTTTCTAAcactaaagaaaaggaagaagaagcagCCTGGCCCCTCTAATGAATGTG AAATCATCaaagtggaagagaaagagagtgaaCAGACTGAGAAAAG AGTAGAACTCCAAGAACCTGAAAGATCTGATGAAGTCCAGTGTGATGTTAACATTTCAAAGACAGCCTCAGACAACAAAAGTGCTAcagatttttaa
- the CD86 gene encoding T-lymphocyte activation antigen CD86 isoform X4 translates to MGTCDSTMGLRNTLIVMALLLSGAASLKSHAFFNETGELPCYFPNTQNLSLDELVIFWQDQNKLVLYELFKGQEKPNNVHPKYIGRTSFDQDSWTLRLHNVQIKDTGSYQCFIHHRRSQGLVSIHQMSSDLIVLANFSQPEISLIANQTEKSNIINLTCSSTQGYPEPQRMYVHLNTTNSTSTYDAVMKKSQNNITELYNVSISVSFPIPPETNVTIFCALQLEPTKIILSQPYNIDAKSPVPSPPVPDHIFWIAALLVTVVVCGTVFLTLKKRKKKQPGPSNECEIIKVEEKESEQTEKRVELQEPERSDEVQCDVNISKTASDNKSATDF, encoded by the exons GTGCTGCTTCCTTGAAAAGTCATGCCTTCTTCAACGAGACTGGAGAACTGCCATGCTACTTTCCAAACACCCAAAACCTCAGCCTGGACGAACTGGTGATATTTTGGCAGGATCAGAATAAGTTGGTTCTCTATGAGCTATTCAAAGGCCAAGAGAAGCCCAATAATGTTCATCCCAAGTATATAGGCCGCACAAGCTTTGACCAGGACAGTTGGACCTTGAGACTCCACAATGTTCAAATCAAAGACACAGGCTCGTATCAATGTTTCATCCATCATAGAAGGTCCCAAGGATTGGTTTCCATCCACCAGATGAGTTCTGACCTGATAGTGCTGG CTAACTTCAGTCAACCAGAAATAAGTCTAATTGCTAACCAAACAGAAAAGTCTAACATCATCAATTTGACCTGCTCATCTACACAAGGTTACCCAGAACCTCAGAGGATGTATGTGCATCTAAACACTACAAATTCAACTAGCACCTATGATGCTGTCATGaagaaatctcaaaataataTCACAGAACTATACAATGTTTCTATCAGCGTGTCTTTTCCCATCCCTCCTGAAACAAATGTGACCATCTTCTGTGCCCTGCAACTTGAGCCAACGAAGATAATTTTATCTCAACCTTACAATATAG ATGCAAAGTCACCTGTGCCAAGCCCCCCTGTCCCAGACCACATCTTCTGGATTGCGGCTCTACTTGTAACAGTGGTCGTGTGTGGGACGGTGTTTCTAAcactaaagaaaaggaagaagaagcagCCTGGCCCCTCTAATGAATGTG AAATCATCaaagtggaagagaaagagagtgaaCAGACTGAGAAAAG AGTAGAACTCCAAGAACCTGAAAGATCTGATGAAGTCCAGTGTGATGTTAACATTTCAAAGACAGCCTCAGACAACAAAAGTGCTAcagatttttaa